In Sulfuracidifex metallicus DSM 6482 = JCM 9184, a single window of DNA contains:
- a CDS encoding conjugal transfer protein, whose protein sequence is MPREIEVPFVKVNDTYLPLLKVEMECPKLGSDYLIYALPDSGSRFSVIRNDTFLRCFDESSLKSRLVDKVIISNLLTPKERYNIKFRFVEFNEMLQIPVTSLDFVNLGEGIYPSLILGREDFFSRTMICFDRNIRLIIKANDL, encoded by the coding sequence ATGCCTCGTGAGATAGAGGTACCTTTTGTTAAGGTTAATGATACGTATTTACCTTTACTTAAAGTGGAAATGGAGTGTCCAAAACTAGGTAGTGATTATTTAATTTACGCCCTTCCAGATAGTGGAAGTAGGTTTTCTGTCATTAGAAATGATACGTTCTTAAGGTGCTTTGACGAATCCTCATTAAAAAGCCGTTTAGTTGATAAAGTTATTATTTCCAATCTGCTCACTCCAAAAGAGAGGTATAACATAAAATTTCGCTTCGTAGAATTTAATGAGATGTTACAGATACCCGTGACATCTTTAGACTTCGTAAACTTAGGTGAGGGTATATATCCAAGCCTAATTTTAGGTAGGGAAGATTTCTTTTCAAGAACGATGATATGCTTCGACAGAAACATTAGACTAATTATTAAGGCTAACGATCTTTAA
- a CDS encoding 7-cyano-7-deazaguanine synthase gives MVEEAIIQLTGGIDSTVLAYYLEDKYVLHGTFIHYGYPPQIRELELVKELSKKLDIPLHIIDFSSYIKSFDLPPIDSIQYIIKYQFVIEILASFSAYPNLNTMFVGWLKDEWNNRMSLLKDIESLMGFKVIAPFRTMVKSEVIKLGYELGIDFTKTHSCIVSGKMHCGICMACRSRRRAFEEAKVKDPTIYYYNLHPAEIDKLSRELSLEELVERYFRPFLQYTGEYPKDFVDNLVNILKKYNG, from the coding sequence ATGGTTGAGGAAGCTATTATTCAACTTACTGGAGGAATAGATTCCACAGTGTTAGCGTATTATCTTGAAGATAAATATGTGTTGCATGGAACTTTCATACATTACGGTTATCCTCCCCAAATAAGAGAATTAGAGTTAGTCAAAGAATTGTCTAAAAAGCTCGATATTCCTTTACATATCATTGATTTTTCCTCTTATATTAAGTCTTTCGATCTCCCTCCAATAGATTCTATACAATACATAATTAAGTACCAGTTTGTGATAGAAATCCTAGCATCTTTTTCAGCTTATCCGAATCTAAATACTATGTTTGTGGGCTGGCTTAAGGATGAGTGGAATAATAGAATGAGTCTCTTGAAGGATATTGAATCTCTTATGGGTTTTAAGGTTATAGCACCTTTTCGCACAATGGTAAAAAGCGAAGTTATTAAATTGGGTTATGAATTAGGCATAGATTTCACAAAAACTCATAGTTGCATTGTATCTGGAAAAATGCACTGCGGCATATGTATGGCGTGTAGATCTAGAAGAAGAGCTTTCGAAGAGGCAAAAGTTAAAGATCCTACAATCTACTACTATAATTTACATCCTGCTGAGATAGATAAGTTATCAAGAGAACTAAGTCTGGAAGAGTTAGTAGAGAGGTATTTTAGGCCATTCTTGCAGTATACTGGAGAATATCCTAAAGACTTCGTGGATAACTTAGTCAACATTTTGAAAAAATATAATGGATGA
- a CDS encoding glycosyltransferase — translation MKIELQNQDFTLFHHSFEVLGGSERVAIAVLNVLKSLGFRVKLITLTSIDKDKIKKWDENFVEPDEIIIKKFPFKFGIYRALFLSLYTGLPNSFSTIGDITRSTYSYIHFPWSLTDNLKLIDDKYYKSEPYISNKKLRMYYIPYKYMHRLFLSKNKSKLLANSNWTRKILEISGYSATVLYPPVYFNSRKTINKKKDPNLIIYIGRISPEKNVNFIVDVAKRLNEFKFVIIGASGRDKEYINSIKRASESLDNLTLKLDATKDEIDKYLSVAKIYFHPKINEHFGISIVEAMASQLIPVIHKSGGAWYDIVEEGKYGIGYDSLETAIDAIKEASKMEIDFSDKIAQFSFNVFKEKLSRIIENGYY, via the coding sequence ATGAAGATAGAGTTGCAGAATCAAGATTTCACTCTGTTTCACCATTCATTCGAGGTACTCGGAGGAAGTGAAAGGGTCGCAATAGCTGTATTAAATGTGCTAAAAAGTCTAGGCTTTAGAGTCAAACTAATAACGTTAACTAGCATTGATAAAGATAAAATAAAGAAATGGGATGAAAATTTCGTAGAACCAGACGAAATAATAATTAAGAAGTTCCCTTTCAAGTTCGGAATCTACAGAGCACTTTTCCTTTCCCTATATACTGGACTACCAAACAGCTTCAGCACAATAGGAGATATCACACGAAGCACATACAGTTATATTCATTTTCCCTGGTCTTTGACTGATAATTTAAAGTTGATAGATGATAAGTATTATAAATCTGAACCATATATAAGCAATAAAAAATTAAGAATGTATTATATTCCTTATAAATACATGCATAGGCTTTTTCTTAGCAAAAACAAGAGTAAATTACTAGCAAATTCTAACTGGACTAGGAAAATATTAGAGATCTCCGGATATAGCGCGACTGTGTTATATCCTCCAGTATACTTCAACTCCAGAAAAACAATAAACAAGAAGAAGGATCCAAACCTGATAATCTATATTGGAAGGATATCTCCTGAAAAGAACGTTAATTTCATTGTGGATGTAGCTAAGAGGCTAAATGAGTTTAAGTTTGTTATAATAGGAGCTTCTGGAAGAGATAAAGAATACATTAATAGTATTAAAAGAGCTTCAGAATCGCTAGACAACTTGACGTTAAAGTTAGATGCCACTAAAGATGAGATAGATAAATACCTTTCAGTAGCAAAGATATATTTTCACCCGAAGATAAATGAACATTTTGGCATTTCAATAGTTGAAGCTATGGCTTCACAATTAATACCAGTTATACATAAGAGTGGAGGAGCTTGGTACGATATTGTCGAAGAGGGTAAATATGGAATAGGATACGATAGTCTAGAAACAGCTATTGATGCAATAAAGGAAGCTTCAAAGATGGAAATAGATTTTTCCGATAAAATAGCCCAATTTAGCTTCAATGTTTTCAAAGAGAAACTAAGCAGAATAATAGAGAATGGATATTATTAG
- a CDS encoding APC family permease, whose protein sequence is MENENKRKVDELKRTLTFKDLFFLSIGGQGPFISLIAFGTVMIEKAGILAVLSMATATLVVLMNGLVIYYLSKRFSSGGGYYTYGLYGLSQRMGFETGWMYIVYSLSYGGSLMLGGGYIFNLITGFPPIYSITVVLIISTFLVLKGVKISSKFAEIFAGAELIILLFLSLYFLYLSGFRIYNPFNRVSLGDISLIWLGALYGIGIPTGYGSITPLTEEVKNAKSTIGKVAISAILVGGLFATLFFYSIADINFKGNLASFLVMRFGVIGDILISIVAISDGVLGGISFLTASSRVIYNMAKDNFLHKALSLMKNNKPYVAELVSILGMGFVILIPTLIAGIYGALVTVGAISGIFNLFIHSSSNVSLIRISTRRFKVKKMGELIIGVVAMSLSFYLLLNTILQVQPYIVYSFLGWMVLGFFYLESLDIIRKSQNEQEEN, encoded by the coding sequence ATGGAAAATGAGAATAAGAGAAAAGTTGACGAGTTGAAAAGAACACTAACATTCAAAGATTTATTCTTTCTCTCCATTGGCGGACAAGGTCCATTCATCTCGTTAATAGCCTTCGGAACTGTAATGATAGAAAAAGCGGGGATCTTAGCTGTGTTATCTATGGCTACTGCTACGCTTGTTGTATTAATGAACGGTTTAGTTATTTATTATCTTTCAAAAAGGTTCTCCTCAGGTGGAGGTTACTATACATATGGGCTGTACGGGCTATCTCAACGCATGGGCTTTGAGACTGGTTGGATGTACATAGTTTATTCATTAAGCTACGGAGGCTCCCTCATGCTTGGAGGAGGCTATATTTTTAACTTGATAACTGGATTTCCTCCAATATATTCTATAACCGTGGTATTAATAATTTCTACATTCTTAGTCCTAAAAGGTGTAAAAATTTCATCTAAATTTGCAGAAATATTTGCCGGTGCAGAACTAATTATACTCCTTTTTTTGTCCCTTTACTTCCTTTACCTCTCGGGCTTTAGAATATATAATCCGTTTAATAGAGTATCGTTAGGAGACATATCGCTAATATGGTTAGGTGCCTTATATGGTATAGGAATTCCCACCGGTTATGGATCTATAACTCCCCTTACAGAGGAAGTCAAGAACGCTAAGTCGACTATAGGTAAAGTTGCAATATCGGCAATTCTTGTTGGCGGCCTTTTCGCTACTCTATTTTTTTATTCTATCGCAGATATAAACTTCAAAGGTAATCTAGCTAGCTTTTTAGTAATGAGATTTGGGGTTATAGGAGATATTTTAATTTCAATTGTTGCAATATCTGATGGAGTTTTAGGAGGAATATCCTTTCTTACAGCATCGTCCAGGGTAATCTACAACATGGCTAAAGATAATTTTTTACATAAGGCTTTGTCTTTAATGAAGAACAATAAACCTTATGTGGCAGAACTTGTTTCGATTTTAGGAATGGGATTTGTTATTTTGATACCTACTTTAATTGCCGGAATATATGGGGCATTGGTTACAGTGGGTGCAATATCAGGAATCTTTAACTTGTTTATTCATTCCTCTTCTAACGTATCGTTAATCAGAATCTCCACCAGGAGATTCAAAGTGAAAAAAATGGGTGAGCTTATTATAGGAGTTGTCGCTATGTCCTTGTCATTTTATCTTCTTTTAAATACAATATTGCAAGTACAGCCATACATAGTTTATTCCTTCTTAGGTTGGATGGTACTGGGTTTCTTCTATCTTGAAAGTCTAGACATAATAAGAAAGAGTCAGAACGAACAGGAAGAAAATTAA
- a CDS encoding PaREP1 family protein has protein sequence MYEVLDYKGNPKSYIHMKVMESLVESRLALEMLKRGLLINASSKAFISIKAFISALIVKDFDKIIQNKPEKEKEWYERIGYSAPTTGLIGVSYDLEKLGYNVSLVVRIALSLHSFSYNGFDPNLVNYKDKEEVEKDIKNVVQFVIDNAKKYFNDFWNEELKKELENLVNVSKD, from the coding sequence GTGTACGAGGTATTAGATTACAAGGGAAATCCCAAATCTTATATCCACATGAAAGTTATGGAAAGTTTAGTCGAAAGTAGGTTAGCATTAGAAATGTTGAAAAGAGGACTTTTAATTAACGCGTCGTCTAAAGCTTTTATTTCCATAAAGGCATTTATAAGTGCATTAATTGTAAAGGATTTTGATAAAATAATTCAGAATAAGCCTGAAAAGGAAAAAGAGTGGTATGAGAGAATAGGTTATTCTGCCCCAACAACAGGTCTTATAGGAGTTTCATATGATCTTGAAAAATTAGGCTATAACGTAAGTTTAGTAGTAAGAATAGCTCTATCTTTACATTCTTTTTCATATAACGGTTTTGATCCCAATTTAGTTAACTATAAAGATAAGGAAGAGGTTGAAAAGGATATAAAAAACGTAGTACAGTTTGTCATCGACAATGCCAAGAAATATTTTAATGATTTTTGGAATGAAGAATTGAAAAAAGAATTGGAAAATCTGGTAAATGTGTCTAAAGATTAA
- a CDS encoding purine-nucleoside phosphorylase: protein MAIILSGKEGKIAERVIIVGNLGRMKTITSMLNELETVNEFAGYYTYTGKYNGKRITVNFHGIGNSSLALITNDLISLGAKYIVRFGSATGVSDKADAGTAVVPIGYSYNIGGFALQELGEMINFAATGNLDLINLLVDSLKKSEVKVATGNMFTSDSIHSHDEKFLQKWRSLNHLAVDLEGAALYFEGARHGISTGAVHLIYRNPMTGKSMSQADIERTEKEISKSILDALTKL from the coding sequence ATGGCCATAATTCTAAGTGGTAAAGAAGGAAAAATAGCTGAAAGAGTAATAATTGTAGGTAATCTTGGAAGAATGAAAACTATAACCTCTATGCTAAATGAGCTGGAGACCGTAAACGAGTTCGCAGGCTATTACACTTACACTGGGAAATATAATGGAAAAAGGATAACAGTAAACTTCCACGGAATTGGAAATTCATCATTGGCCCTAATAACTAACGACCTGATTAGTCTAGGGGCGAAGTATATAGTAAGGTTCGGTTCTGCTACCGGCGTAAGCGATAAGGCAGATGCGGGCACTGCAGTAGTGCCAATAGGCTATTCATATAACATAGGAGGATTTGCACTTCAGGAACTAGGAGAAATGATAAATTTTGCTGCTACTGGCAACCTAGACTTAATTAACTTATTAGTGGATAGCCTAAAGAAGTCAGAAGTTAAGGTAGCTACGGGAAACATGTTTACAAGCGACTCAATTCACAGCCACGATGAAAAATTCCTTCAGAAATGGAGATCTTTGAATCATTTAGCGGTAGACTTGGAAGGTGCAGCACTTTATTTTGAAGGGGCAAGACATGGAATAAGCACTGGTGCAGTTCACCTAATTTATAGAAATCCAATGACTGGTAAGTCAATGTCACAAGCTGACATAGAAAGGACTGAGAAGGAGATAAGCAAGTCTATACTTGACGCGTTAACTAAATTATAA